A region from the Algoriphagus machipongonensis genome encodes:
- the typA gene encoding translational GTPase TypA gives MQNIRNIAIIAHVDHGKTTLVDKIIHASKIFRENQQFDDLILDNNDLERERGITILSKNVSVRYRDTKINIIDTPGHADFGGEVERVLKMADGVILLVDAFEGPMPQTRFVLGKALDLGLTPIVVVNKVDKENCRPDEVHEAVFELMFNLDATEEQLEFHTLYGSAKQNWMGPDWKNPTDSIVPLLDAIVDYIPAPKIEEGSLQMQITSLDYSNFVGRIAIGRVKRGSIKEGEQVTLCKNDDVFKKVRVKELHTFEGLGKAKVTEVVAGDICAVTGIEDFEIGDTIASLENPEPLKRIAIDEPTMNMLFTINNSPFFGKEGKFVTSRHLRDRLMKETEKNLALRVEPTDSEDKFLVYGRGILHLSVLIETMRREGYELQVGQPQVIFREIDGEKNEPIETLVVDVPESTAGKVIELATQRKGELLIMEPKGDLQHLEFKIPSRGLIGLRNNVLTATQGEAIMNHRFSAYEPFKGTIPERTTGSIISMENGPCTAYSIDKLQDRGTFFVNPGEELYGGQVIGAHSRDSDIVVNVQKGKKLTNMRASGSDDNTKIAPAVKFSLEEAMEYIQKDEYLEITPKTIRMRKIFLDEGERTRMAKKDA, from the coding sequence ATGCAGAATATTCGGAATATCGCGATCATCGCACACGTTGACCACGGCAAAACTACACTCGTGGATAAAATCATTCATGCTTCTAAAATCTTTAGAGAGAATCAGCAGTTCGACGACTTGATTCTTGACAATAATGATCTGGAGCGTGAAAGAGGGATTACTATCCTTTCCAAGAACGTATCAGTAAGATATAGAGACACAAAAATCAACATCATTGACACCCCTGGTCACGCCGATTTCGGTGGTGAAGTGGAGCGAGTATTGAAGATGGCCGATGGAGTTATTCTTTTGGTAGATGCTTTTGAAGGACCAATGCCACAAACAAGATTCGTTTTGGGAAAAGCTTTGGATCTAGGACTTACACCTATTGTAGTGGTCAATAAAGTGGACAAAGAAAACTGTCGTCCTGACGAAGTTCATGAAGCAGTTTTTGAATTAATGTTCAACTTAGATGCTACAGAAGAGCAATTGGAATTCCATACCCTATATGGCTCTGCTAAGCAGAATTGGATGGGACCTGATTGGAAAAACCCAACAGACTCAATCGTTCCTCTTTTGGATGCAATCGTAGATTATATTCCAGCTCCAAAAATTGAAGAGGGATCTTTACAGATGCAAATTACGTCTTTGGATTACTCTAACTTCGTTGGCCGTATCGCTATCGGTAGAGTAAAAAGAGGAAGCATCAAAGAAGGAGAGCAAGTAACTCTTTGTAAAAATGATGACGTTTTCAAAAAAGTAAGGGTAAAAGAACTTCATACGTTTGAAGGATTAGGTAAAGCGAAAGTAACTGAAGTTGTAGCCGGTGATATTTGTGCTGTAACAGGAATCGAAGACTTCGAGATTGGTGACACCATCGCAAGCTTAGAAAACCCTGAGCCTCTGAAAAGAATTGCGATTGACGAGCCTACCATGAATATGCTCTTCACGATCAATAACTCTCCATTCTTCGGTAAAGAAGGAAAGTTTGTGACTTCTCGTCACTTGAGAGATCGATTGATGAAAGAAACAGAGAAAAACTTAGCACTACGTGTTGAGCCAACTGATTCTGAGGACAAATTCTTGGTTTACGGTCGTGGAATTCTACACTTGTCTGTTTTGATTGAAACAATGAGAAGAGAAGGATATGAACTGCAAGTTGGTCAGCCACAAGTAATTTTCAGAGAAATAGACGGAGAAAAGAACGAACCTATCGAAACATTGGTAGTGGACGTTCCTGAATCTACCGCAGGTAAAGTGATTGAATTAGCTACTCAGCGTAAAGGTGAGCTATTGATCATGGAGCCAAAAGGTGATCTTCAACACTTGGAGTTTAAAATCCCTTCAAGAGGTTTGATCGGTTTGAGAAACAACGTGCTTACTGCCACTCAAGGTGAAGCTATCATGAACCACCGTTTCAGTGCATATGAGCCTTTCAAAGGAACGATTCCAGAAAGGACAACTGGTTCTATCATTTCTATGGAAAACGGTCCTTGTACTGCTTATTCAATTGATAAGCTACAAGATAGAGGTACATTCTTCGTAAATCCTGGAGAAGAGCTTTACGGAGGTCAAGTAATTGGCGCGCATAGCAGAGACAGTGATATTGTAGTTAACGTTCAAAAAGGAAAGAAGCTAACCAACATGCGTGCTTCAGGTTCTGATGATAACACTAAGATTGCTCCTGCAGTGAAGTTCTCTCTTGAGGAAGCAATGGAATATATCCAAAAGGATGAATACCTTGAAATCACTCCTAAAACCATCCGTATGAGAAAAATTTTCTTGGATGAAGGTGAAAGAACAAGAATGGCCAAAAAAGACGCTTAA
- a CDS encoding GH92 family glycosyl hydrolase, translated as MKIIFKLISLCVLSLSFQVAFSQEKATDLVNPFIGTAPLTDPEVIGYTPPKDWRVWAGLTFPGSALPNAMVQLSPITKWGSGAGYEYEDSEILGFAHTNKGHWNLCNLPVLPISAEAVAPFKSSFSHENENASPGYYDVYLDDYKVGVKLTSTLRTGLHEYSFDNSKGRRILFGLGKANNGVSDWEIRLVGTKAVAGFQRVGRDKVHFYAELSHEVNDLKLEAQGQKDGFAVLSLSDQDAGVVTMKIGISYVSIANAKENLESESIDASFEEVQTAAEKEWDGLLSKISVKSDSRRDKEMFYTSLYRTFLWPALRSDANGEFSDEAGKIQKQDFKYYTIPSLWDTYRNKLVLLSILSPEVTGDVISSLINRAEITGFVPTFFHGDHGAPFIAGSYKRGISNFDVQKAYSFLLNNAYNAKGPRAHVEEYIAKGFISDPQVENPHVETKAKAGVSKTLEYAYDDYSLAILADTLGDKEHFQDLMSRSQNYKNVFDPSINFMRGRLENGDWISPFDTEYPYYEYMFREANAWQVSFYAPHDMPGLVSLYGGPDMFEEKLDEFFTKPWNPNHIARNVSTFIGQYCQGNQPDHEAPFAYYYVNKPEKSQAILDKIMNELYGIGPEGLALSGMDDAGEMSSWFVCAAVGLYPMSPADADYLVTVPLFDDVTWKVDNGNDLVILNPNRGRKLQEIKVNGKTLDGYFVGHDLFRKGGKIELVTN; from the coding sequence ATGAAAATAATTTTTAAACTTATTAGTCTATGTGTTTTGTCTTTATCATTTCAAGTGGCTTTTTCTCAGGAAAAGGCTACTGATTTAGTCAATCCATTTATTGGAACTGCACCACTAACAGATCCCGAGGTCATTGGCTACACACCTCCCAAGGATTGGAGAGTCTGGGCTGGATTGACTTTTCCTGGAAGTGCCTTGCCCAATGCGATGGTCCAACTTAGTCCTATAACGAAATGGGGGTCAGGAGCAGGATATGAATATGAAGACTCTGAGATTTTAGGTTTTGCTCATACGAATAAAGGCCATTGGAATCTTTGTAATCTTCCGGTATTGCCAATTTCTGCAGAGGCTGTTGCGCCTTTTAAGTCATCTTTTTCCCATGAAAATGAAAATGCCAGCCCTGGATATTATGACGTTTATCTAGATGACTATAAAGTGGGAGTGAAGTTGACTTCGACACTTCGAACAGGTCTCCATGAGTATAGTTTTGACAATTCAAAAGGACGTAGAATTCTTTTTGGTTTAGGGAAAGCCAATAATGGAGTTTCTGATTGGGAAATCCGTTTAGTTGGTACAAAAGCAGTGGCGGGTTTTCAAAGAGTAGGAAGGGATAAAGTTCATTTCTATGCTGAGTTAAGCCATGAGGTAAACGATTTGAAACTGGAAGCACAAGGACAGAAGGACGGATTTGCTGTTCTTTCTCTATCCGATCAAGATGCAGGGGTAGTAACAATGAAAATCGGGATATCTTATGTGAGTATAGCTAATGCAAAAGAGAATCTGGAAAGTGAATCAATCGATGCCTCTTTTGAAGAAGTTCAAACTGCTGCAGAAAAGGAATGGGATGGTTTGCTGTCTAAGATTTCTGTAAAAAGCGATTCTCGTCGGGACAAGGAGATGTTCTATACCTCACTTTATCGTACTTTCCTTTGGCCGGCTTTACGCAGTGATGCAAATGGAGAGTTTTCAGATGAAGCTGGAAAGATTCAAAAACAGGATTTTAAGTATTATACCATTCCTTCACTTTGGGATACTTATAGAAATAAATTGGTTTTGTTAAGTATTCTGTCTCCTGAAGTAACGGGAGATGTGATCTCTTCCCTGATCAATCGAGCTGAAATTACTGGATTTGTTCCGACTTTCTTCCATGGAGATCATGGGGCGCCATTTATCGCCGGGTCTTACAAGAGAGGAATCAGTAATTTTGATGTGCAGAAAGCATACTCCTTCCTTTTGAATAACGCCTATAATGCCAAAGGGCCTAGAGCTCATGTGGAAGAGTACATTGCCAAAGGCTTTATCTCAGACCCTCAAGTAGAGAACCCACATGTGGAGACCAAAGCAAAGGCAGGAGTGTCCAAAACTTTGGAATATGCCTATGACGATTATTCCTTGGCGATTTTAGCAGATACACTAGGTGATAAAGAACATTTTCAAGATTTGATGAGTCGCTCCCAGAACTACAAGAATGTCTTCGATCCATCTATAAATTTTATGAGGGGAAGGCTGGAGAATGGAGATTGGATTTCTCCATTCGATACGGAGTATCCATATTATGAGTACATGTTCCGAGAAGCGAATGCCTGGCAAGTTTCTTTTTATGCTCCCCATGATATGCCTGGTCTAGTGAGTCTGTACGGTGGGCCAGACATGTTTGAGGAAAAGCTAGATGAGTTTTTTACCAAGCCTTGGAATCCAAATCATATTGCCAGAAATGTTTCCACTTTTATCGGTCAGTATTGTCAGGGAAACCAGCCTGATCACGAGGCTCCTTTTGCCTATTACTATGTGAACAAGCCAGAAAAATCACAGGCAATTCTGGATAAGATCATGAACGAGCTGTATGGTATTGGGCCAGAGGGTTTGGCGCTTTCTGGTATGGATGATGCCGGTGAAATGTCTTCTTGGTTTGTGTGCGCTGCTGTGGGTCTGTACCCCATGTCTCCAGCTGACGCGGATTATTTGGTGACTGTGCCACTATTTGACGATGTAACTTGGAAGGTGGATAATGGAAATGACTTAGTGATCCTCAATCCAAATAGAGGAAGAAAATTACAAGAGATCAAAGTCAATGGAAAGACTCTAGATGGATATTTTGTAGGGCATGACTTATTTAGAAAAGGTGGGAAGATCGAGTTGGTGACGAATTGA
- a CDS encoding glutaminase, whose product MDYQQLIEEVYQEVQEENLKGKVADYIPEIATVDPNQFGIALVDIKGNVFGVGDHQKPFSIQSISKVHTLTMVFNFFNSKLWTRVNVEPSGDPFNSIAQLEYEKGIPRNPFINAGALVITDALCSKFEKPIEQVSAFINELAGETCVMVNNDVKNSEMDHGERNTALAYFLKSFKNFNNPIDQVLEVYFSHCAMEMSCVDLAKSFSFLANDGYSIFADRQVLTESQSRRVNALMLTCGFYDEAGEFAYKVGLPGKSGVGGGVAAVMPHKFSIAVWSPELNEKGNSVKAIRALELLTDKLSFSLF is encoded by the coding sequence ATGGATTACCAGCAGCTAATAGAAGAAGTTTACCAAGAGGTTCAGGAAGAGAATTTAAAAGGCAAAGTCGCAGACTATATTCCTGAAATTGCCACGGTTGATCCGAACCAGTTTGGCATTGCTCTGGTAGATATCAAAGGAAATGTCTTTGGTGTAGGAGATCATCAGAAACCATTTTCTATTCAAAGTATCAGTAAGGTTCACACCCTTACCATGGTGTTTAATTTTTTTAATTCAAAGCTTTGGACTCGTGTCAATGTGGAGCCTAGTGGCGACCCTTTCAATTCCATTGCGCAGCTAGAATACGAGAAAGGGATTCCTAGAAATCCCTTTATTAATGCAGGGGCTCTGGTAATTACCGATGCCCTTTGTAGCAAATTTGAGAAACCTATAGAGCAAGTGTCGGCTTTTATTAATGAGCTCGCAGGAGAGACATGTGTGATGGTCAATAATGATGTTAAGAATTCAGAAATGGATCATGGGGAAAGAAATACGGCTTTAGCTTACTTTTTAAAGTCCTTCAAAAATTTCAATAACCCAATAGATCAAGTGTTGGAAGTTTATTTTTCCCATTGTGCTATGGAAATGAGCTGTGTTGATCTTGCAAAATCCTTCTCTTTTTTAGCAAATGATGGTTATTCAATTTTTGCAGATCGGCAGGTTTTGACAGAAAGCCAGTCTCGCAGAGTAAATGCATTAATGCTGACTTGTGGATTTTATGATGAAGCAGGTGAATTTGCTTATAAGGTTGGACTCCCTGGGAAAAGTGGCGTAGGAGGTGGAGTAGCGGCTGTGATGCCTCATAAGTTCAGTATTGCCGTTTGGAGTCCAGAACTCAATGAGAAAGGGAATTCTGTCAAAGCGATTCGTGCTTTGGAGCTATTGACCGATAAGCTATCCTTTTCATTGTTTTAA
- a CDS encoding outer membrane beta-barrel protein yields MLRFYFLFLTLFLCGFLSHAQNKGPGFGVKGGVNYATSGKYFTDAGSIWKNPQASTGYHFGAFYKLGNYDLFLRPELIYSNTKFDAGVGTVKLRRLDAPVLVGMNFFKFISLVGGPSFHYSLKDNYSDFFENSPNKKLFLGYQFGLGFNVGPVGLDLRYERVLNDQKMTLDQFLKRKDKFRTEQIILGLSFQIK; encoded by the coding sequence ATGTTACGGTTTTACTTTCTGTTTCTAACTTTATTTCTGTGTGGATTTTTGTCCCATGCACAGAATAAAGGACCCGGTTTTGGAGTAAAGGGAGGTGTCAACTATGCAACATCAGGAAAGTATTTTACTGATGCCGGATCCATTTGGAAAAACCCACAAGCTTCAACGGGTTATCATTTTGGAGCCTTTTATAAATTGGGGAATTACGACTTATTTCTTCGTCCTGAGCTAATTTATTCCAATACGAAATTTGATGCTGGAGTTGGGACGGTGAAATTGCGACGCCTAGATGCTCCGGTATTAGTAGGGATGAATTTTTTTAAATTCATCAGCTTGGTGGGAGGCCCTTCATTTCATTATAGCCTAAAAGACAACTATTCTGACTTTTTTGAAAATTCACCCAACAAAAAACTGTTTTTGGGGTACCAGTTTGGGTTAGGGTTTAATGTAGGTCCAGTAGGCTTAGATTTAAGGTATGAACGTGTTCTCAATGATCAGAAAATGACCTTAGATCAGTTTTTGAAAAGGAAGGATAAATTTAGAACAGAGCAGATAATTTTAGGACTGTCCTTTCAGATCAAGTAA
- a CDS encoding GDSL-type esterase/lipase family protein, translated as MKLKTLVTLVLFLSLTATANLFAQENRFDQEIAQISQEVDNKGWSKGSVLFTGSSSIRMWKNLQAQFPEVPIINTGFGGSTAEDLSAQLFPAVLRFEPSKVFIYEGDNDINGGKTATEVMKTLDEIVTRIQKQLPNTTVNLIAAKPSISRWELKTSYLVLNDLMRQYCTAHDNVNFVNVWDIMLDKTGKPRNDIFIEDNLHMNEKGYSLWKEIFTPFLVED; from the coding sequence ATGAAACTTAAAACCCTAGTAACCTTAGTCCTATTTTTGAGCTTAACAGCAACTGCAAATCTCTTTGCTCAAGAAAATAGATTTGATCAGGAAATCGCTCAAATTAGCCAAGAGGTAGATAATAAAGGCTGGTCAAAAGGAAGCGTGCTTTTCACTGGCAGTTCCAGTATAAGAATGTGGAAAAACCTTCAAGCACAGTTTCCTGAAGTCCCTATCATTAACACCGGCTTTGGCGGTTCTACAGCGGAGGATTTATCTGCTCAACTATTCCCTGCGGTCTTACGCTTTGAGCCTTCAAAAGTATTTATTTATGAAGGGGACAATGATATCAACGGAGGAAAAACCGCCACTGAAGTCATGAAAACGTTGGATGAAATTGTAACCCGAATTCAGAAGCAACTCCCGAATACCACTGTCAACCTCATTGCAGCAAAACCAAGTATATCCCGATGGGAATTAAAGACCTCCTACCTAGTTTTGAATGATTTGATGAGACAATACTGCACGGCTCATGACAATGTAAACTTCGTCAATGTGTGGGATATCATGCTAGACAAAACAGGGAAGCCAAGAAACGATATTTTCATCGAGGACAACCTTCATATGAATGAAAAAGGATATTCTTTGTGGAAGGAAATTTTCACTCCTTTCCTTGTAGAGGATTAA